Proteins from a single region of Deinococcus aquaedulcis:
- a CDS encoding CAP domain-containing protein gives MTVGLLSLGAAVWPGGAQASPEFRIGYRVSPERQAPLRVSFEASAPAGYVVQWVFGDGNQASGLSAEHVYYRPGTYTLQAQLLDPQGRVVSRAEAQLPVNSAGAERPALTVLQPTPGEVRLSAEGSVLYTPARPTLLLAGREVGTGASRVQNGTHAAVVRATTSDGRTVEKRLTIRVAPWTGSAAFDGEVLRLTNQARAQGYNCATNRTGAAALPPLRLDPTLTVAAQAQSAGMALYGYFDHTSSFDGSTPMRRVQAAGMTPLSVAENIAAGQQTPAEVVQGWLKSPGHCRNIMGDFTRIGLSYVNRPGTTYGRYWTQVFARI, from the coding sequence TTGACCGTTGGCCTGCTGAGCCTGGGCGCTGCCGTGTGGCCTGGGGGGGCCCAGGCGTCGCCGGAGTTCCGCATTGGGTACCGGGTGAGCCCGGAGCGTCAGGCGCCGCTGCGGGTGTCGTTTGAAGCCAGTGCCCCGGCCGGGTATGTGGTGCAGTGGGTCTTTGGTGACGGCAATCAGGCCAGCGGCCTGAGCGCCGAGCACGTGTACTACCGCCCCGGCACCTATACGCTGCAGGCGCAGCTTCTGGACCCCCAGGGCCGTGTGGTCAGCCGCGCCGAGGCCCAGTTGCCGGTGAACAGTGCCGGGGCCGAGCGCCCCGCGCTGACCGTGCTGCAGCCCACCCCCGGCGAGGTGCGCCTGAGCGCCGAGGGCAGCGTGCTGTACACGCCCGCCCGCCCCACCCTGCTGCTGGCCGGGCGCGAGGTGGGCACTGGGGCCAGCCGGGTGCAGAACGGCACCCACGCGGCGGTGGTGCGCGCCACCACCAGCGATGGCCGCACCGTGGAAAAGCGCCTGACCATTCGGGTGGCCCCCTGGACCGGCAGCGCCGCCTTTGACGGCGAAGTGCTGCGCCTGACCAACCAGGCCCGCGCCCAGGGCTACAACTGCGCCACCAACCGCACGGGCGCCGCTGCCCTGCCGCCCCTGCGGCTGGACCCCACCCTGACCGTGGCTGCCCAGGCACAGTCGGCGGGGATGGCGCTGTACGGCTACTTTGACCACACCAGTAGCTTCGACGGCAGCACACCTATGCGCCGGGTGCAGGCGGCGGGCATGACTCCCCTTTCGGTGGCCGAGAACATTGCCGCCGGGCAGCAGACCCCGGCCGAGGTGGTGCAGGGCTGGCTGAAAAGCCCCGGGCACTGCCGCAACATCATGGGCGACTTCACCCGCATTGGCCTGAGCTATGTCAACCGCCCCGGCACCACCTACGGCCGCTACTGGACCCAGGTGTTCGCCCGCATCTAA
- a CDS encoding RNA polymerase sigma factor, with translation MDPAESFPPDLISPDLYARLCAGEEAAWFDFVQEYEGRMYGYLYRLEGNSEDALDLTQEVFYRAWRSIRTFRVGERVLPWLYQVARNTQIESHRRKQLQRFSLEQAREDVGFEVTSEKRSPVQAAESADAQDRVQRALLRLPAEYREAVVLRFVEDLSYDEIAQIQGVAVGTAKSRVFRAKEQLAGLLAGVADVH, from the coding sequence GTGGACCCCGCCGAGTCATTTCCACCCGACCTGATCTCCCCTGACCTGTACGCGCGGCTGTGCGCGGGCGAGGAAGCGGCGTGGTTCGATTTTGTGCAGGAGTACGAGGGCCGCATGTACGGCTACCTGTACCGCCTAGAGGGCAACAGCGAAGACGCCCTGGACCTGACCCAGGAGGTCTTTTACCGCGCGTGGCGCTCGATTCGGACCTTCCGGGTGGGCGAACGGGTGCTGCCGTGGCTGTATCAGGTGGCGCGCAACACCCAGATCGAGTCGCACCGCCGCAAGCAGTTGCAGCGCTTCTCGCTGGAACAGGCCCGCGAAGACGTGGGCTTTGAGGTCACCAGCGAGAAACGCTCACCCGTGCAGGCCGCCGAAAGTGCCGACGCCCAGGACCGGGTGCAGCGCGCCCTGCTGCGCCTGCCCGCCGAATACCGCGAGGCCGTGGTGCTGCGCTTTGTGGAAGACCTGAGCTACGACGAGATTGCCCAGATTCAGGGCGTGGCGGTGGGCACCGCCAAAAGCCGCGTGTTCCGCGCCAAGGAGCAGCTGGCCGGGCTGCTTGCGGGCGTGGCGGACGTGCATTGA
- a CDS encoding FUN14 domain-containing protein, translated as MSPVRPEVLSAAPPAASLADALRPLLPDLSVGALLGFATGVALRHIGRVALIVLGTLFVVLQLLAYLDLISVNWLRLQALTEPWLRQGQEQGGAWLMRVLTANLPFAGAFTAGLLLGLRARV; from the coding sequence TTGAGCCCTGTTCGTCCCGAAGTCCTGTCTGCCGCCCCGCCCGCCGCCTCCCTGGCCGACGCCCTGCGGCCCCTGCTGCCCGACCTGAGCGTGGGCGCCCTGCTGGGCTTTGCCACCGGCGTGGCCCTGCGCCACATTGGCCGCGTGGCCCTGATCGTGCTGGGCACGCTGTTCGTGGTGCTGCAACTGCTGGCCTACCTTGACCTGATCAGCGTGAACTGGCTGCGCCTTCAGGCCCTCACCGAACCGTGGCTCAGGCAGGGCCAGGAACAGGGCGGCGCGTGGCTGATGCGCGTACTGACCGCGAATCTGCCCTTCGCCGGGGCCTTCACGGCAGGGCTGCTGCTGGGCCTCCGCGCGCGCGTGTAA
- a CDS encoding LacI family DNA-binding transcriptional regulator, translating into MRKPTIQDVARQAGVGVGTVSRVLNNHVAVKGATRELVLKAIADLEYTPNPHARRIAGGKSYTISVLLPVLTTEFYVRLLDGLETAFQEARYDVAIFPLLDRSRLERYLGSHTLAYQADGLVMATYNLTQMFHERRLRTQQPTVLVDAYAEHVDSSFMDNVAGGRMAGEYAVTLPGDLYAVWVETELDQLFTTRVFEDRRNGFLGALQAAGRAPAAEYTSSFDSLAARNTASALLDQVQAGGLPCTIFASADMLAGALLDELRLRGLKAGEDVRVIGFDDQPWAEARGLTTLHQPVESMGYEAAQLLLTRLNGYKGPARARRFEPRLVVRSSA; encoded by the coding sequence ATGCGCAAACCCACCATTCAGGATGTGGCCCGGCAGGCCGGGGTCGGGGTCGGCACCGTGTCACGGGTGCTGAACAACCACGTGGCGGTCAAGGGCGCCACCCGCGAACTCGTGCTCAAGGCCATTGCCGATCTGGAATATACGCCCAACCCGCATGCCCGGCGTATTGCGGGCGGCAAGAGTTACACCATCAGCGTGCTGCTGCCGGTGCTGACCACCGAGTTCTACGTGCGGCTGCTGGACGGCCTGGAAACTGCCTTTCAGGAGGCCCGCTACGACGTGGCGATTTTCCCGCTGCTGGACCGCTCGCGCCTGGAGCGCTACCTGGGCTCGCACACCCTGGCTTACCAGGCCGACGGGCTGGTGATGGCCACCTACAACCTCACACAGATGTTCCACGAGCGCCGCCTGCGCACCCAGCAGCCCACCGTGCTGGTGGACGCCTACGCCGAACACGTGGATTCCTCGTTCATGGACAACGTGGCGGGCGGGCGCATGGCCGGGGAATACGCCGTGACCCTGCCCGGCGACCTGTACGCGGTGTGGGTGGAAACCGAACTGGACCAGCTGTTCACCACCCGCGTTTTTGAAGACCGCCGCAATGGCTTTCTGGGGGCGCTGCAGGCCGCCGGGCGCGCGCCCGCCGCCGAATACACCTCCAGCTTCGATTCGCTGGCGGCGCGCAACACGGCTTCCGCGCTGCTGGATCAGGTCCAGGCGGGCGGTCTGCCCTGCACCATCTTCGCCTCGGCGGACATGCTGGCCGGGGCCCTGCTGGACGAGCTGCGTCTGCGCGGCCTGAAGGCCGGCGAGGACGTGCGCGTGATCGGCTTTGACGACCAGCCCTGGGCCGAGGCGCGCGGCCTGACCACCCTGCACCAGCCGGTGGAAAGCATGGGTTATGAGGCCGCTCAGCTGCTCCTGACCCGCCTGAACGGCTACAAGGGCCCCGCCCGGGCGCGCCGTTTTGAGCCCCGTCTGGTCGTCCGAAGCAGCGCGTAA
- a CDS encoding copper chaperone PCu(A)C has translation MPVPARLFILLLALLTACRPAPQAQAGPTATLTVEAARVVAVPPSVKETSVFGTLRNPGGRPLRLTGVQSPAADHAMLMVTRTDAQGRTGMQMTDALTVPAGGELVLSDTGDHIMLMGLRAPLREGEPVALTLTDDAGGTHTLQAPVVKP, from the coding sequence ATGCCTGTTCCCGCCCGTCTGTTCATCCTGCTGCTGGCGCTGTTGACCGCCTGCCGCCCGGCGCCCCAGGCCCAGGCGGGCCCCACCGCCACGCTGACGGTGGAAGCGGCGCGCGTGGTGGCCGTGCCCCCCAGCGTGAAGGAGACCAGCGTGTTTGGCACCCTGCGCAACCCCGGCGGGCGCCCCCTGCGCCTGACGGGCGTGCAGTCGCCAGCGGCCGACCACGCCATGCTGATGGTGACGCGCACCGACGCCCAGGGCCGCACCGGCATGCAGATGACCGACGCCCTGACGGTTCCGGCGGGCGGCGAACTGGTCCTGAGTGACACCGGCGATCACATCATGCTGATGGGCCTGCGTGCGCCGCTGCGCGAGGGCGAGCCCGTGGCCCTGACGCTGACCGACGACGCCGGCGGCACCCACACCCTGCAGGCCCCGGTGGTGAAGCCCTGA
- a CDS encoding SCO family protein, translating to MTAPAHPEGAAGPATRPWYVSAGLALAAVALLLGLAWGAARLRSPYPFYGTAYPAGTQAAPFQGVAVQGGAARPFAFTPGAGGQATALFFGFTHCASICPLSLSYLNKARALLPAELRSKLNIVLVSVDPARDTPARLGEYVGFFGSGTGVRIPEPALGQVAQAYGVAYQKAELQGAAYQINHTTATYLIDARGQLRVLWDYTQLPQVERVKADLQYVLETP from the coding sequence ATGACGGCCCCGGCCCACCCAGAAGGCGCGGCCGGGCCGGCCACGCGGCCCTGGTACGTGTCGGCGGGGCTGGCGCTGGCGGCGGTGGCGCTGCTGCTGGGGCTGGCCTGGGGCGCGGCGCGCCTGCGCAGTCCGTACCCCTTTTACGGCACGGCCTACCCGGCGGGCACCCAGGCGGCGCCGTTTCAGGGCGTGGCGGTGCAGGGCGGGGCGGCGCGGCCCTTCGCCTTCACCCCTGGGGCGGGCGGGCAGGCCACCGCACTGTTTTTTGGCTTTACCCACTGCGCCAGCATCTGCCCCCTGAGCCTGTCGTACCTGAACAAGGCGCGCGCCCTGCTGCCCGCTGAACTGCGGTCCAAACTGAATATTGTGCTGGTCAGCGTGGATCCCGCGCGCGACACCCCGGCGCGGCTGGGCGAATACGTGGGCTTTTTTGGCAGCGGCACGGGCGTGCGCATTCCTGAACCGGCGCTGGGTCAGGTGGCGCAGGCCTACGGCGTGGCCTACCAGAAGGCCGAGCTGCAGGGCGCGGCCTACCAGATCAACCACACCACGGCCACCTACCTCATTGACGCCCGGGGCCAACTGCGGGTGCTGTGGGACTACACGCAGCTGCCCCAGGTGGAGCGCGTGAAGGCCGATTTGCAATACGTGCTGGAGACCCCATGA
- a CDS encoding cytochrome c oxidase assembly protein — protein sequence MSLNPTVADLLLPRPDWTLLPILLVGAAYAAGFVRARRTGTPWPLWRAGLFALGLVALVLTTQTRAAGLTQGSMALYMGRLMVLAEVVPPLLVLGLPPLAVNPRAVLGRVLGVLLDPWVALALWTAVIVFWNVPAGFNASVVSNTAATLLPSLYLLTSLLVWSVVLRPLPSVQPAGVGSRGWFGLLAALPMMAVASVWLYAPKVLYTPYVNALCLWNLTPLQNQQLSGWIMMLAGLPALALAFVQLFLWLVRLTEEQGLPPQTPR from the coding sequence ATGAGCCTGAACCCCACCGTTGCCGACTTGCTGTTGCCCCGCCCGGACTGGACCCTGCTGCCCATCCTGCTGGTGGGGGCCGCCTACGCCGCTGGCTTCGTGCGGGCGCGCCGGACTGGCACCCCGTGGCCGCTGTGGCGCGCTGGGCTGTTTGCCCTGGGGCTCGTGGCGTTGGTGCTGACCACCCAGACCCGCGCCGCCGGGCTGACCCAGGGCAGCATGGCGCTGTACATGGGCCGCCTGATGGTGCTGGCCGAGGTGGTGCCGCCGCTGCTGGTGCTGGGCCTGCCGCCCCTGGCGGTCAACCCGCGCGCTGTATTGGGCCGCGTGCTGGGGGTGCTGCTGGACCCCTGGGTGGCGCTGGCGCTGTGGACCGCCGTGATCGTGTTCTGGAACGTGCCCGCCGGGTTCAATGCCAGCGTGGTGTCCAATACAGCCGCGACCCTGTTGCCGAGCCTGTACCTATTGACCAGCCTGCTGGTCTGGAGCGTGGTGCTGCGGCCCCTCCCGTCGGTGCAGCCGGCCGGCGTGGGTTCGCGCGGGTGGTTTGGCCTACTGGCCGCCCTGCCCATGATGGCAGTGGCGAGCGTGTGGCTGTACGCCCCAAAAGTGCTGTACACGCCCTACGTGAACGCCCTGTGCCTGTGGAACCTTACGCCGCTGCAAAACCAGCAGCTGTCCGGCTGGATCATGATGCTGGCGGGCCTGCCGGCGCTGGCGCTGGCCTTTGTGCAGCTGTTTCTGTGGCTGGTGCGCCTCACCGAAGAGCAGGGCCTGCCGCCGCAGACGCCGCGCTGA